Genomic window (Gammaproteobacteria bacterium):
GCCAGACCATCTCCAGACTGGCTGTCGTAGACCAGCCCGATGTCCGGCTTCAGACCGTTCACCCCGGCCGCCACATCGATCGGTATCGTGTACGTCGCCGAACCCATCGGGGTTACGTCGCCGCTGCCACCTATGCGGCCGACCGCCGCCTGCGCACCAGCGGGCAGAGCCGCTACCACCATGAACGCTGCGGCCAGCAGCCACAGCGACCGGACTGCCCACACCAGGCGATGGATCGCGCGGACGTTCATCAGCCTCACTCCTCACCACCCGGTCGGGTGACTGACTGTCGAGTCCGGAGCGCGCGTCCCGCGCTGCAGATAGCGTTCGGAATCCTTCCCCTGCGCCGCTCTAATTACTCGACCTCTGCATCCCCTGTCAACGCTTCTCAATCAGCCACCCAGGCAACTTCCCCTACGCCTCCTCTCACGTTTCAACTTGGTCACTTTTGCCTCACACATTTGGGTGAAGCCAATGGGCTGAACTTCCCTCTCTCCACGTCCTGCGTTACGATGACAGGCAAATCGTGATTGCCAGCCACAGACGCGCGCGCATCATGACACCACTCACCACGCCCCATGCAGAAGCAGCCGACCGTGGTGCCATAGTCTGTCTTGCGAACTACTACACCCTTATCGCAACCGCAATTCGAGCCCGTCTCGACGCCACTGGACTAGCCTGGCGGCGCATGTCGGAGTTGGAACGAACCCTGTGGCTCAATCGCAAGGCCGCCTCGGCGGTCACGCTCCTGCTGGTACCGGCTGTGGCACTGGTCACCATCCGCTTGGCGCACTCATTCGCTGATGAGGAAACGGTTCACTGGACGCCACCGTCGAGCCCATATGATGCGGCCCGAGTCCCTGGCGCTTCGGACTACAAGGCCATCTGGTCCTCACACCTGTTCGGCACCCCGGCACCTCGCGTCAATGCACCTGCCGATGTCATTGAAGCACCGCTAACGACGCTGTCGTTCAGCCTGCATGGCGTGGTGGCGAGCACCGATGCCCGCTTCTCACATGCCCTCATCGCAGACGGCTCCGGCCGAGAAGGAATCTATTTTCTCGAGAGCGATATTTCTCAGGGTATCAAACTGGCGGCCATCTATACCGACAGGGTGATTCTGAATCACGCGGGCCAGTATGAAACATTGCGGCTGCCAGAGTACGGCGATTCCCGGCGTACTGCTGATCGCCTCGCAGGCGCACCCACAGCCACGGACCCGGAGGAATTATCCGGAGGAGGCCACCCGGAACAGACAGCTCCATCTCCGCCCCGCCTCGCCGACATCATGACGTCCCGACCGCATGTCACGGGCGGGCGATTCTCGGGACTCGAAGTGTATCCGGGTGAACGCGGCGAGGACTTTTCCAGGCTTGGACTCAAGCCTGGAGATATCATTACGGAGATCGATGGCCGCAAGCTTACGGCATCGGATCCCACCGCTCCATTTCAGAGCCTCGCCGCAGAAACGTCGCTTACCTTCACCATCGACCGGCGTGGGCAGACGCTCAAACTCAGGATCGACGATGACCGGCCTGCCAATATGGAGATTAACAGGGTGATGCAGAACTGACGGATTCGAAGCGGTTGTCATCGATTCGCATGGTTACCTCAGCAGGACTCGCCGTTGTTCCCGGCGCTGGTCGTTCATGCCGCCCGGTCGGGCCGCTGTTCCTACGTCACCAGCGGCGCCAGCCGCGCCATCCTGAGCAGGTTGTAGGCGCTGGCTGCGAGGTAGGCGTACAACTGGTTGCGCTCGATGCCGACGAAGCGACTCTTACGCAGCCCGCCGACGGTCTTCAGCCAGCCGAAGATCTCTTCGATGCGTTTTCGCTGCCGCTGACTGAGCCGGTAGCTCGCATGCCGGGTGGTGCGGGCATCGAGGCCCGGCGTGCGGCGGCTCTCGATGCGGGCGATGTGCGGGCGGATGCCTTTCTCCCGCAGGTGCGCGACGAACGCCTTATTGCAGTAGCCCTTGTCGGCACCGAGCGTGTCGATCGGCACGCGCTTGCGCCGCTGGCGGGCCAGCTGTTGTGCGGCCGCCACCGGCTCGGCGAGCCGGGCATCGGTGATCTGCAGATCGGCACACAGCCCGTGACGGTTATCCATGAGGGCATGGCCGGCGAAGCTGAGCTTGGCCGGCTGGCCCCAGCCCCGGCGCATGAGCTTGGCCTCCGGGTCGGTGCTGCTCTCGTGGGTGGCGTTGGTGCGCCGTTCCCCCTTGAAGTCCACCATGCCGGTGCCGTCGCCGCCGTCCTTCGGCGGCGGGCCGCCCTTCTTCCTGAAGCTCTTCAGGCTGGCCCAGGACTCGATCAGCGTGGAGTCCACCGTGAAGTGCTCGGAGCCGAGCAGCTGTTGCCCCCGGGCGAGCTTCAGCACCTGCTCGAAGAAGCGCCGGGCAATATCGGTCGCCACCAGCCGTTCGCGCAGCCGCGAGAAGTTCGACTGGTCGAGCCCGGGGTCGTCCAGGCTCAAATCGAGGAACCAGCGGTACAGCAGGTTGTAGTCGAGCTGCTCGCAGAACGCCCGGTCCGAGCGCACCGAGTACAGCGCGATCAGCAGCTGCCCCTTCAGCAGCCGCTCCGGGGCGATCGAGGGGCGGCCGGTCGAGCCGTACAGCTCGTCAAGCTCCCCGCTGATCGCTGCCAGCGCCTGATCGGCGTATGCCTTGATCGAGCGCAGCGGGTGATCTGCCGGAATCCGGCGTTCCGGCGACACGTAGGAAAACAGACCGGACTGGGGGCTGACTTCGCCGCGCATCGTTCGCGCTCCGACAGATATGCTGGCCCGATTATTACCCGCTGTGAACGACGTCGCGAGCGGTGTTTTGCATCACCCTGTTAACAAACCGCGAACGTGAGTCCGTACCATCGGACTCCTGGCCTAATTCAGCCCAGATCGGTGAAGCTCCATGTACCCGCCGAGCCACGAGTCATCCTGGCCCGCGGGCGCCTGGAGATTCGGCGGACCAACCCCAATGCGATACTCCTGCGTCCAGAAGCCCTGAATAGACGTCACACGGCTTTCACTGTCGGTGGTCACCCGGAGCAGCAGGTTATCCAGTCCCGGATTCTCTCCGGCTCCCCAGATGCTGATGCCCTTCGTACACTCTCCACCGCCCGTGTTGTCATGGCATTGGTAGCCAGAAAACTCCGCGGTCGTGACGGCGCCAACATTGCCTCCCAATGCCGGGCTGCGCCCGACAGGCAATTCTCCCGGACTCTGCCAGGTGCCTTCACCCCACTTCCCATCGGTAGTCAGCGCCGCTTCGGCGCTCGGGTAACAGTCGCCCGGGTCCTTCGTACGACAAATCCTCTTTGGATATCCCCTCGATCCAATAACGTAGTCGAAACCACCTGAGTCGTTCCTCGTCGCGCTCGTGACCCGGGTGGCAGCCAGCCGGTGAGTCATGGTGCGCCACTCTTCAACCGCCCTCAGCACTTTCGTGGCGGCACCAACCCTTGTTGCCACGCTTCGGACCGCGGGACCGACTTCGAAGACTGCCGATATCACTGCCTTTCCCGGCGCGCCCGGAGGTCCTGGATCGACGGTAACCACTCCGCTGACCACGGGCGCAATCCGGCCATCGGCCGGCGATGGCACGTGTGAAATAAGCGCCTCGGGGCTCCCCAGCGCATAGTAGACCGTATTCACCGTAGGCCCGACCCAGGGAATGGCCTGGCCGCCCAATTCGCCATGAGCATGCTCGTAGGAACAATCCACCTTGTACCAGAACAATGAGATGTGGATGCAGCCGTTCTCCTGACTGCGATTGAAGGTTCCCTCCACCGGCGTCTCGACGACCGCAGCAAACGCGGGATTCCCCGCCGTTGAAGCAAACAGCACGACAACGACTGCAAGATTACGCGCACCCCATACCACCCTCGGCACGCACGCCAAACCGAGCATGTCAGCCATCCCCGACTTCCACCACGACGCAGGATTCAAGCAGATCCCGCTGCTCGTCACCCAAGACCGCACGAGGAACCTTGACCGGCGCGCCCGGCACGCTCCCTTCCTTTTTCGCCTGCAGTTGCAGAAGCTCGGAAAACGTACCGCTCCTGACGATCTTCACTTTCGGCTCGACAAGGCGCTCCACCGATCGGCCCATCAAGTCGTAGTATGGGTTGACTTCCTTCAGGTTGCGGTCCAGATGTACCGACAGCTCCCTTATATCGTCCACCTGTGGCAATGCCCCTTCCAATTCGATGTAGAAGGTGTACTCACCCTGGCCGAGCGGCGTGATGGTGCCCATCACGGAGTAGTCACGCACGCCTGAACCCGCAGGACGCCATGCACCCAGCGCCTCTTCGACAGCACGCGCCGTCTGATGCTCCGTGACCTTTTCGCCGACGAGGTTGATCATCGTGCCGCGCCGGTACAGAAAGTTGAACACCGGCGCCTGCCCCACCCGGTCGACTACGCGGACGATGTCCCCCATCCGGTACCGGTAGAGACCCGCGCAACTGGTCTGCACGAGTTCGTATTCGTGTCCCAACTGGACATCCGCCAGGTCGACCGTCCTCGGTACGGCCGCATCGAGCCCTTCGAGCGGCAGGAACTCGAAGAATGCATTCCCCACGGCGAGGGCATAGTCATTGCGGCCGTCCAGCTTGAGGTTGATGCCCAGGATCCCCTCGGTAGATGAATGACAGCCTGAATAGAAAAGGATGTCATCGCCAGCGAGCTGCCGCAGCCGGGGTACGGAAAGCGCAAAGGAACCGGAGGTCACGGTCCTGAAGTACTTCATCCCAGGCCAGAGCCGCCGGGCCATGCCCTCCATGCCGTCTGCTAAGACCCGCTCCACCTCGGCAGCGCGTTGCGGGCGAGAGCCGCAGACGCGCAGCACGGCCCCGCGCTCTTCCGCCGTGAGTTTCAGCCAGGATGGTATGGTCCCGGATCTGAGGTTATCGACCAGCTCGTCCCGATGCTGGTCAAGAAGTCTAAACCATGCCGTCAACTGCGGGGCGAACGGGGTCGAGATGTACATCGCATCCCGATCGGCAAGACCGAACAGGGCATGCAGATACAGCATTGCTGCTGGATCCTGCACTGCGAACACCGCCTCAGGTGAGGTCCACAGCACCGGTATCTGCCGCCGGATTCGCGCCATTCCGGCATTGGGGCCCGAAACGAGGGGCACCTGCAATCCTGGCTCCGCCGGCGCCTGGTAGGTGCCCATCAGGCTGATTCCACGCCCCGGGCCTCGCGCTCCTTCGACCCCTCGATCGAGCACCCCCTGCTCCACAAGAGCCACCATGAACACCGTCTTTCCTACTGCTCGCGCCGAGCGCGGAATGCGCTTCGGCGTACCTGTGGTGCCGGCGCTGCCGACAATGGTTGTAACGGGATCGGCGGTTAGGACATTGGCTTCGCCGCGAGAGATTCTGGCGACCGGATCAAGGTAATCACAGTACGCCGACAGGGGCACTGCCGCCCGATACGCCGAGACCATGTCCGGACTGGTCAGAATACCGGCAAAGTCGTGCCGCCGTCCAAACTCGCTCGCTTGATTCCGTTGCAAAATCGACCGCAATTCGCGCAAGTTGATTGCATCGGCGTGCGGCAGACGGCGCTCGAACGAGCGGAGCGCCAGCGCGCTGGCGGCATGAAACAGCTTCTTTCGCACGCTCTTCATGGCAAGCAGCGATCCGACTTGGCGCATTGCCGCCGAGTTGCGGAAGACACGCGATCCATTATCGCCAAGCCGCCGCAGCCGGGTACGCGGCAGCCTTTTCCCCTATTGCCGCACCCGCCTCCCTCAGAACGAAGGCGCCCGGGCACTCACCCCCTGTCCGGCATGCAGCCGTTACCGACGGTATGCGGGCTATGCGCCGTGCGAGCTCGGCGAACGTTTCGTTTGGAAGTCCACGTGCAGTCGCCAACGGCGCACCGAGACGCAACTCGCGGGGTACAGCCATGTCATTGACACTACTGGGCACCCAAGCATAGCTGACGGTGACGCCCACAGTTGCCAGCGCTTGCTCGGCCTCCGAGGCCGCCAAGCCAAGTCTCCCAACTTCCACAAGCACCACATGCGTATCGGTGCCACCCATGACCGCTGGCAGACCGGCTTCACACAGGGTCGCCGCCAAGGTCCTGGCGTTGCCCACGAAAGCTTCTGCGTAGCGCCGAAATGCCGGGCCCGCGCTTTCCATGAAGCAAGCTGCCCTCCCGGCAAGTAACGCCATATTTTTTGAGATCTGCAGCCCCGGAAACAGGGTCCTATTGACAGCGCTGATCAACTCCCTGCTGAACGCCAAATCGAAATCCTGTCCGCACAGCGTCATGTAGGTGCTTGCCGTGGTGGGATGGGAGCAGTTGATGGGCGCGAGATAAGTCCCGGCAGCCACTAGGCTAGCAATGTGGACCATATCCATAACCAGCAACGCACCGATTTCGTTTGCCACCCGCCGCAGAGGTGGTTCACGACCAGCACCCGAAAGTCACGACTCATCGCTCGCAGTGCGCTCAACACCGCCAATTTGGCCATTGGCGGTGACAGGCTGCACGTTAGGGAAGCTCTGATCTACCGGTCATGAGAATGGGGATTTCGAACCGAACGCGATGCCTGTCGCTGCCTGTCGGTGATTTCGACCCCGATTGCGGGTCTGAACGCTGCTTTTGGCGACATTCATCGACACGGATCCTACGCTCGTGCATGCAGCAATTTCCTGCGCGCCATGAACAGGTTGGCCAACGCCGCGGTCACTTCCAACCGATGCCGGTTCTTGGCCAGCCCGCGGTAGCGCACCTTCTTGAAGCCGAACACGCGCTTGATGATGGCGATGCTCTGCTCGACCTTCGCGCGCACCGAGGACTTGCGCCGGTTGCACGCCTTGATCTGCTCATCGATCCGCCCGCCGATGCGGTATCGCCGGTTGGTGAAGTCCTTGGCTCGGGGCGCAGCCCGGCGGATTTCATCTCCGTGCCCTTGATACGCCTGATCGCCCCACACGCGCGTCTCCTCGCCATGCAGCAGGTGAGGCAGTGCATCGCTGTCGGCCACGTTGGCGGCCGAAGCGAGGATCGTGTGGATGAACTTCGTCTTGCTGTCTACCCCAACATGCGCCTTCATCCCGAAGTACCACTGCTGTCCCTTGGCGGTCTGATGCATCTCGGGGTCCCGCTCCTTGTCCTGGTTCTTGGTCGAACTGGGCGCGCTGATGATCGTGGCATCGACAATGGTGCCATTGCCGATCTTCATTCCATTCTCCTTCAGGTACTGGTTGGTCGCCTTCAGCAGCGTCTTGCCCAGCCCATTGCGCTCCAGAAGGTGGCGGAACTTGCAGATCGTGGTCTCGTCCGGCGCCGCTTCGATTCCCAGATCAACACCGGCAAAGCTGCGCATCGTCGCCGAGTCGTACAGCGCCTCTTCCACCGCGGGATCGGACAGGTTGAACCACAGTTGCAGAAAGTAGATGCGCAGCATCCGCTCCAGCGGCACCGGCGGTCTGCCGCCCGATGCTCCACCGCCCTTCGGGTACACCGGATCGATGGCCGCGGCCAGCTCCTTCCACGGCATGATCCGCTCCATCTCGCCAAGGAACTTCGCACGGCGTGTGGTCTTGCCGAACTTCTCAAATCCACCCAGTGTCTGCTGCTTCATCACGACCTCCGCACGATTAAGCAATCATGCCTCAGCGGGCGGGGGTAAATCAGAATTTCCTTAGCGCTGCTGGCCCCGAACAAACGGCACGCAGCGTCGTTTGCCTTCTGTTCGACGGCATCCAAACTCGATAATGCTCCCTGGAATCTGGCACCCATGGCGCTCTCCACAGTCGTTGCCGCGAGCACCGGCCATTGCACTGCCCGCAGAATTGAACCCCAGGGGTAGGCAGGTTCTCCGACGCGTTGAGCTTGATGGACTGGCTGTAGGATCGCTCTGCGTTGGCGAGGAGCGCCTCCAGTGAGGCCAGGGCCGGATCGGTATCGCCTTGGGCTGCTAGCTGGTTGGTTGTGAGTAGGGGAGCCACCACCACATCTCATAGCCTGCGCTTGGTCACCAGCGGTAGCTGCACCACACCGGGAAAGTCGGGAAATATCTGATGCAGGATGGACGAGTCAACGTGCGCACCGTCTATGAATGCCCAAGACCCTGCCCCTGGCTTACGCACTCCGAACTGGAAATTACGGCTCTCGATGCGCAAGCCGTTAGCTGAAATGATGATCAGAGTTGGTACTATCGCGAAATCATGAAACTTGGAATTCACCACTGTGGGCGGCTCAGGGAACGTGAATGACTCGATACGCATGTTCCCCTGCCTGATCCGTTTGACGGCCATGGCGGCAGCAGAACGCAGCGCATCTGCGCCGCCTGGAGCGGCGCGGATGTCGGCGAAGGTGAATTTCAGAACTCCATCTATATCACCTGAGTAAAGCGCCTCCATCGCTGCGCGAACGTCCCGCTGGGCGGTGGCGGCAGCATCGCCGGGCTCCGCAGCGTGCACTGGCTCACCCGGCTCCTTAGCATGTGCAAAACCGAGTGCAATTGCCAAAATTAGCAGAACAATTCCCGGTAGCACGACACTCCGCAAGCTCATATGTCGGTGAGCAATCTTCAGCCACACCCTAGCTGCACCACTCATCATGTCGGCAGAAACCGTAGCGGAAAGGTCATCGGAACCAGAGAGCACCATAAAAATTACCGACCCTGTGACCTACCAGTGCATGCAGTCTATGCAGTAAGGGTACATGTCTGTCGGTTCTCGCCACCACCTCCACCTGTCCATCAATCCCCGAGAACTCCAGCCCGTACGCCTTCTCTCGTTTCAATTTGGTCATGTTTGCCTCACCCATTTGGGTGAGACGGCACTCGCAGCTATTCCGAGACGCGACTGCGAAGATTGACAGTACAGGGAGAACCGCTGTAGGTTCATAACCGATAGACATGAAGCCTGCCGAACTCACTCGGCTGCAGTACATTGGGGAGATCGTTGTGCTGATCAGTGTCTGGTCGAATCGTCGGACAATTACCGCGGTTACGCTGCTGTTCTCGTTAATTACGGCATCTGGCGTGCGGGCCAGTGGACACTGCGACTATAAGCAGTTCTCGCCGCGCCTCAATCGCTGGTTTCCGATGTGCCAGATGCCAGCAAGTAATGGCACTTGTGAAACGCTCGCGGTCTCAAAAGGGATAAGCGAGGTCAAATATGCCGAAGGTGCCTGTGCAACGCAAGGGGTAGTTGGCGAGTGCACGACGGGCGACAAGCAGCGTTTTTTCTACTCAGGCAAGTCGTCCTCTCTCTCCACAGGCTGTCAGCGACTTGGTGGTGTTTGGAACACCAATCAAAAGCCACAGACCTCATCACCTTGAAGCGTTCCCCCAACGACGCGCCGCCATGCGATTCAGAGGTCATTCTTTTCACCAATCTGATGGTGGCTCGACAACACGGCAGGGCATCGAGAGATCTGCATGCATGGTGTTGGCCATCCTAGTATCACTAATCTTAACGTCACCGACGCTCGCAGGGGATGCGTCCGCTCCGCCAAGCGGGCCAACTGACCTGGTTCTATACAAACTTCCCACCTGCGGATGCTGCCGGACGTGGATGAAGTACCTTCAAGCCAACGGGTTTAGTGTCACCAGCTTTGACGTGAATGATCTCGTGCCGCTCCGGCAAGAGTACGGCATTCCCATGGAAGTAGCGGGTTGCCATGTCGCCAGGATCAGCGGCTACTTGCTCGAAGGTCACTTGTCAGCCGATGAAATCCGGAAGTTGCTGACAAAAAAACCAAATATCATGGGACTAGCAATCAAGGGCATGCCAAAGGGCGCTCCCGGAATGGATGGCCCCGGGTCGGAGCCCTATGATGTGATTGCATTCCAGCGAAACGGTGCCACCAGCGTTTTTGCATCGCACACCGGCTCGCAGGAACCACCAGCCACATCATCCGACGAGCAAGCGCCATCGGCGGAGAGGGAAAGGCAGCCGGCGCTCGAAGGCAAGTAGACGGCTTCGTAGTCTGCCGCGGGATTTCACCTGAGATTTGTCGCCACGGCAATCGACGGCTTCTGGACTAGAGCCTGAAAGGCATGCTGCGCAGCCGCCGCCCCGTCGCCGCGAAGAGCGCGTTGGCGAGCGCCGGTGCCAGGCCTGGCACGCCGGGCTCGCCGACACCGCCGGGACGCCCGCCCTGGGGTAGCAGCTGCACGCTGATCTCCGGCGTCTCCGCCAGGGACAGCAGCCGGCAGTCGTCGAAGTTGCCCTGCTCCACTACGCCGCCACGGATGCTGATGCGCCCGTAGAGCGCCGCAGAGAGTCCGTCGAGGATGCCGCCCTCCATCTGCGCGACGACGGTGTCGGGGTGGATGACGACACGCGGGTCGATGACGCAGCTGACGCGCAGCACGCGGAAGCCGGGTTTGTCGCTGCCGGCATCGGCATCCACCGCCACCTCGACCACCTGGGCGACGAGGCTGTCGTGGCTTTCGATGAAAGCGAGGCCGCGGCCCTGCCCCGCCGGCAGCGGCTGGCCCCAGCCGGCGCGCCGCGCGGCCTCGCGCAGCACCGCCTGGTGCTTCGGGCGGCCGTCGAGGTGCGCCAGGCGGAAAGCGAGCGGATCCTGGCCGGCGGCATGCGCCAGCTCGTCCATGAAGGACTCGATGACAAAGCAGTTCTGGGAGTACCCGGTGCTGCGCCAGAAGCCGACCGGCACGCCGGTCTCGCGCGGCTGGAAGGCGCAGCGCAGGTGGCGGATGCCGGTGTAGGGCAGGTTGGCCGCGCCGGACATGGCGGCGGCGTCGGCGCGTGCGTCGCCACCGCGTGGCGTCGGCGTCCTGCGGAAATAGCTGGCGGCGACCGACTGCGACGCCAGCACGTAGTCGAGCACGGCGATGCGCCCGCCGGCATCGAGCCTGGCGCGGGCGCGCGCCACGGTGGCCGGGCGGAACATGTCGGCGCGCACATCCTCCTCGCGTGAATAGAGGAGCTTCACCGGTCGCCCCGGCCAGGCCCGCGCAGCACCGACCGCATGGCGCACGAAGTCCATTTCCGCGCGCCGGCCGAAGCCGCCGCCGAGGAAGCTGCTGTAGACCGTCACCTTCGCCGCCGGAACCCCCGCCACCTGCGCCGCGACGTCGCGGGCGATGCTCGCCGCCTGCGTGCCGACCCAGAGCGTGACGCCGCTGTCGTCCACCCGCGCGGTGCAGTTCATCGGCTCCATGCACAGGTGCGCGAGGTACGGCTGCTCGTAGACGGCCTCGACCACCGCGCCTGCCTGCAGCGCGGTGGCGACATCACCCTCTTCGCGGAACACCGCCGGGTCCGGGTCATCCAGCGCGCGCCGCCAGCTCACGGCCTGCGCAGCGCCGGACAGCGCCAGCCGGTCGGCCGGCTCGGGCTTCAGCGACAGGCGGGCGGCGGCACGCAGCGCCGTCCAGCTGTCCGCCGCGACCACCGCCACCGCCGTCGAGCCGAGGCGCACCACGCCGGAGACGCCCGGCAGGCTGCTCACCTCCGGCGCGTTGTCGATGCCGGCGATGCGCGTGCCCACCAGCGGGCTGTGGCGCACGGCGGCGAAGAGCATGCCCGGCAGCACGGTGTCGATGCCGTAGCGCGCCTCGCCGGTGACCTTCGCGGGGATGTCCAGGCGCTGCGGCGAGGTGCCGACCAGGCGGAACCTGGCCGGGTCGCGCAACGGCAGGTCGCGGGGCACCGGCTCGTTCGCGGCGGCTTCGGCCAGTTCGCCATAGGTCAGGCTGGCGCCGGTCACGGGATCCACCACCAGCCCGCGGAAGCTCTGCAGCCTTGCTGCCGGCACCGCCCAGCGTCTCGCGGCCGCTGCCACCAGCATGGCGCGCGCCGCGGCGCCGGCGCCGCGCACGGTATCCCAGGCGTCCAGCATGCTGGCGCTGCCGAGTGTCACGGCATGGCCCATGGCGTGGAACGCGTCGCGGGCAATGCGCTCCGCGAGGCTGCCGGCCTCCAGTGCCGCCAGCGGTCCGGTGCGCTGCGCGGGACCGAAGTTGTAGTAGGCGCGATCGACCGGCGTGAACTCGAATCGCACCTGCTGCCAGTCGACGTCGAGTTCCTCGGCCAGCAGCATGGGCAGCGAGGTGGTCACGCCCTGGCCCATCTCGGCCCGGTGCACCCCGAGGATGACCTCGCCCTCTGCGCCGATCTTCACCCAGGCGTTGACGGCCTTCGCCCCCGGCGTGGAGGCAGCGAAGCGCGCGGCCGCGGCGCTGTCGTCCAGCCGCCGGGCGATGGCCCATACGGCCAGCCCGCCGCCGGCCGCGAGGCTGCCGAGGATGATTGTCCTGCGCGAGATCGCCATGGTCCGCCGGCTAGTATACTGGCGCGGGGTTGGAGGGCCTGCGGCCGTGACGATGCATCCGCGAAGAGGACCACGCGCGTAATGCCGGCCGGGCGCCGCCTGGCTGCGCTGGCCATCGTCACCGCACTGGCGGTGACGGCCTGCCAGCCTGCCGATCCCGTGGCCGCCGATGCCGACGTCATCGTCGTCGGTGCCGGCATCGCCGGCCTGGCGGCGGCGCTGG
Coding sequences:
- a CDS encoding DUF411 domain-containing protein, whose product is MKYLQANGFSVTSFDVNDLVPLRQEYGIPMEVAGCHVARISGYLLEGHLSADEIRKLLTKKPNIMGLAIKGMPKGAPGMDGPGSEPYDVIAFQRNGATSVFASHTGSQEPPATSSDEQAPSAERERQPALEGK
- a CDS encoding IS5 family transposase produces the protein MKQQTLGGFEKFGKTTRRAKFLGEMERIMPWKELAAAIDPVYPKGGGASGGRPPVPLERMLRIYFLQLWFNLSDPAVEEALYDSATMRSFAGVDLGIEAAPDETTICKFRHLLERNGLGKTLLKATNQYLKENGMKIGNGTIVDATIISAPSSTKNQDKERDPEMHQTAKGQQWYFGMKAHVGVDSKTKFIHTILASAANVADSDALPHLLHGEETRVWGDQAYQGHGDEIRRAAPRAKDFTNRRYRIGGRIDEQIKACNRRKSSVRAKVEQSIAIIKRVFGFKKVRYRGLAKNRHRLEVTAALANLFMARRKLLHARA
- a CDS encoding xanthine dehydrogenase family protein molybdopterin-binding subunit, giving the protein MAISRRTIILGSLAAGGGLAVWAIARRLDDSAAAARFAASTPGAKAVNAWVKIGAEGEVILGVHRAEMGQGVTTSLPMLLAEELDVDWQQVRFEFTPVDRAYYNFGPAQRTGPLAALEAGSLAERIARDAFHAMGHAVTLGSASMLDAWDTVRGAGAAARAMLVAAAARRWAVPAARLQSFRGLVVDPVTGASLTYGELAEAAANEPVPRDLPLRDPARFRLVGTSPQRLDIPAKVTGEARYGIDTVLPGMLFAAVRHSPLVGTRIAGIDNAPEVSSLPGVSGVVRLGSTAVAVVAADSWTALRAAARLSLKPEPADRLALSGAAQAVSWRRALDDPDPAVFREEGDVATALQAGAVVEAVYEQPYLAHLCMEPMNCTARVDDSGVTLWVGTQAASIARDVAAQVAGVPAAKVTVYSSFLGGGFGRRAEMDFVRHAVGAARAWPGRPVKLLYSREEDVRADMFRPATVARARARLDAGGRIAVLDYVLASQSVAASYFRRTPTPRGGDARADAAAMSGAANLPYTGIRHLRCAFQPRETGVPVGFWRSTGYSQNCFVIESFMDELAHAAGQDPLAFRLAHLDGRPKHQAVLREAARRAGWGQPLPAGQGRGLAFIESHDSLVAQVVEVAVDADAGSDKPGFRVLRVSCVIDPRVVIHPDTVVAQMEGGILDGLSAALYGRISIRGGVVEQGNFDDCRLLSLAETPEISVQLLPQGGRPGGVGEPGVPGLAPALANALFAATGRRLRSMPFRL
- a CDS encoding GH3 auxin-responsive promoter family protein, translating into MKSVRKKLFHAASALALRSFERRLPHADAINLRELRSILQRNQASEFGRRHDFAGILTSPDMVSAYRAAVPLSAYCDYLDPVARISRGEANVLTADPVTTIVGSAGTTGTPKRIPRSARAVGKTVFMVALVEQGVLDRGVEGARGPGRGISLMGTYQAPAEPGLQVPLVSGPNAGMARIRRQIPVLWTSPEAVFAVQDPAAMLYLHALFGLADRDAMYISTPFAPQLTAWFRLLDQHRDELVDNLRSGTIPSWLKLTAEERGAVLRVCGSRPQRAAEVERVLADGMEGMARRLWPGMKYFRTVTSGSFALSVPRLRQLAGDDILFYSGCHSSTEGILGINLKLDGRNDYALAVGNAFFEFLPLEGLDAAVPRTVDLADVQLGHEYELVQTSCAGLYRYRMGDIVRVVDRVGQAPVFNFLYRRGTMINLVGEKVTEHQTARAVEEALGAWRPAGSGVRDYSVMGTITPLGQGEYTFYIELEGALPQVDDIRELSVHLDRNLKEVNPYYDLMGRSVERLVEPKVKIVRSGTFSELLQLQAKKEGSVPGAPVKVPRAVLGDEQRDLLESCVVVEVGDG
- a CDS encoding IS5 family transposase; protein product: MRGEVSPQSGLFSYVSPERRIPADHPLRSIKAYADQALAAISGELDELYGSTGRPSIAPERLLKGQLLIALYSVRSDRAFCEQLDYNLLYRWFLDLSLDDPGLDQSNFSRLRERLVATDIARRFFEQVLKLARGQQLLGSEHFTVDSTLIESWASLKSFRKKGGPPPKDGGDGTGMVDFKGERRTNATHESSTDPEAKLMRRGWGQPAKLSFAGHALMDNRHGLCADLQITDARLAEPVAAAQQLARQRRKRVPIDTLGADKGYCNKAFVAHLREKGIRPHIARIESRRTPGLDARTTRHASYRLSQRQRKRIEEIFGWLKTVGGLRKSRFVGIERNQLYAYLAASAYNLLRMARLAPLVT